CGGGGCGGATCTTCTCGCTGCCGATGTATCCAGCTCTGTCCGACGAGGCACAAAGCACTGTGGTGCAAGCTATTCGAGAGCTCGCGCCGGCCGTCTGAAGGCGCGCAGCAGGTCATGGAATGAGATGAAAACGCTCTCGATCGTCATCCCGGTGTACTACAATGAAGAGTCCCTCCGCCCGCTCTTCGATGCCCTGATGCGCGTCGAAGCGGCGCTGCGGGATCGAGAAGTTTGCCTCCAGGTGATCTTCGTCGATGACGGCTCGCAAGACGGCTCTCTGCGCGAGTTGCTCAAGATCGCTGCCGGCAGCGACATCGTCAAGGTGGTGAAGCACAGCCGGAACTTCGGCTCGATGATGGCACTCAAGACAGGCTTCCAGTTCGTCGAGGGGGACTGCTTCACGATTCTGACGGCGGACCTCGAAGATCCGCCGGACCTCGTGATCCAGATGGTGGACGAGTGGCTGGCCGGCGCAAAGTACGTCATCTGTGCGCGCGCCGAGCGCGAGGGGTCGTGGAGTTCGAGGCTCTCAGCGTCCATATTCCACAAGCTCGTTCAGCTGTTCGTGATGAGCGACTACCCGCGCGGCGGCTTCGACGTGATGCTCATGGACCGCGCACTCCTCCCCTACCTGCTGCAGTCCGGCAAGAACATCAACGTCGCGGTCTTCGCCCACTATTTGGGCTTCGAGCCCTCGGTGATCCATTACAAACGTGAGGCCCGCGAGTACGGCGTCTCTCGCTGGACGTTCCGCAAGCGGCTCAAGCTCTTCGTCGACTCCCTTCTCGGCTTCTCGATGGTACCCCTGCGACTGATCTCGCTCGTCGGGCTCGGCGTGGCGACCCTGGCTTTTCTCTATGGCATCCTCGTGATCGTGCTGGCGCTCAATGGGAACCCAGAATTCGAAGCGAATCGGGGATTCGCGACCTTGGCCGCGATTACCTCCTTCCTCCTTGGACTGGTCATCGTCATGCTCGGCATCATCGGCGAGTACATCTGGCGCATCTTCGACGAGGTGAACCATCGCCCAGAGGCGGTGATTGATGAGATCTACTGACTTGGGCTACGGCCGAGCGTACGCGAGAATCTGCGTGGTCACTCCGATTCGGTAACCGAGGTTCTCCATCGTCCGGATGGCCGCCCGGTTCGCCGCCTGAGTGGTCATCAAGATACAATCCGAGCCGTTGTCGCGCATGTCGCAGGTCATTTCTGAAATCAGCTTGCGATACCAGCCCGAGCATTCGACATGCACCGCTCCCAGCACCAGTCTCGAAACCTCGAGGCCGAGCTTGGTGCAACCTTCGAGGGAGTACGCGCCGGCCAGGAAGGCCTTCACCGGCACGTTCTCGGCATCCGGCACCAGGACCACGTCCGCAAATCCTCGAACCGAATTCTCTGCGTAGGTAGCGAGATATCCGTTCGCGATCTCGTCGGGAAAGCAGCTGTCCGCGTGGACACGATCGAATTCGTTGGCGCATTGCGCGGCCACGTCGCGAAGCCGCGGGATGTCTTCGAGGCGAGCGCGTCGGACCGCGTGTCGCGGCTCATCGAAAGAGGACAACCGATCCCGCAAAAAGGTGATGCGCGGTTCGATCAATCGGAACCCCAGGCCTGTCATGGCCTGGAGAGTCGCCGTGTGCTCCGAAGCGACGTCGGCATAGAGATAGAACTTCTCGTGCTTCAGCTCCATGTCTCTTACCAGCCGGGTGAGAGCAGCACGGCGCTGAACGCCGAACGTGGCGTGCAGCTTGTAGATGGGGAATCCGAAGTACGCCGAATCCCATTCGAGATGTGAATGGAGGACGAGGCCGCCGTCAACTCGAACCGAATGGTCGGGATCTTCGAGGAACGCCGAAAGCCAAGGTCGCACGACCTCCTCGACCAGGATCTCGCGATCGACACCGGGAATACAGTTATAGGGTGAGTAGAAGGGCAGGTCCGTCTCGTCCGACAGGAGAAGGTCGTTCATTCTGACGATGGACCTGCCTTCGAACTCGGGTCGGGCGGAAGCCCGAGTGCGCGAAGATAGTCCTCCCAGCGACGGAACGAGCGAGACATGTCGTAGTGGGTGCTTGCCAGTACC
This genomic stretch from Candidatus Binatia bacterium harbors:
- a CDS encoding glycosyltransferase family 2 protein, whose translation is MKTLSIVIPVYYNEESLRPLFDALMRVEAALRDREVCLQVIFVDDGSQDGSLRELLKIAAGSDIVKVVKHSRNFGSMMALKTGFQFVEGDCFTILTADLEDPPDLVIQMVDEWLAGAKYVICARAEREGSWSSRLSASIFHKLVQLFVMSDYPRGGFDVMLMDRALLPYLLQSGKNINVAVFAHYLGFEPSVIHYKREAREYGVSRWTFRKRLKLFVDSLLGFSMVPLRLISLVGLGVATLAFLYGILVIVLALNGNPEFEANRGFATLAAITSFLLGLVIVMLGIIGEYIWRIFDEVNHRPEAVIDEIY